Proteins encoded together in one Coriobacteriia bacterium window:
- a CDS encoding glycosyltransferase, producing the protein MPGDLLLITYEFPPSGGGGVQRVAKFCRYLPAAGWWPAVVAASPVAGRPLDESLESEVRGTPVVRVPGRHVASALARALRPLKALARRSGGGEGRPASGPSGVPALSGRLARFVAVPDDAAFWIGPAVRAGVDLGRERDVSAVLASGPPHSALVAGARVARELGVPFVADMRDAWRDNPVKWWPTPAHEARSLALERAVLASADVVLAVSEPIAAEAREMGAHEALVLPNGFDPADLPRWRPHAEGPLRVVFMGTVYRGHSDPGVFLKGMAEAVSRGVDVTLDLVGSAPGSLSGDVAALGLADRVTLHGYLPHAEALAAAGAADVGLVLIAGRPGAKASVTGKLYEYLGMGLPALVAGPPDGAAASLVRQARAGEVVAPDDPAAVAEVLARLERAKRDGSLGRDLDTSVVAVFDRRAQAARLASVLDGLVDRS; encoded by the coding sequence ATGCCCGGCGACCTCCTCCTCATCACCTACGAGTTCCCGCCGTCCGGCGGCGGGGGCGTCCAGCGCGTCGCCAAGTTCTGCCGCTACCTGCCCGCGGCGGGTTGGTGGCCGGCCGTCGTCGCGGCCTCCCCGGTGGCCGGCCGTCCGCTCGACGAGTCGCTTGAGTCCGAGGTCCGCGGGACGCCGGTCGTGCGCGTCCCGGGCCGCCATGTCGCGAGTGCACTCGCGCGTGCGCTCCGGCCGCTGAAGGCGCTCGCGCGCCGTTCCGGCGGCGGCGAGGGACGGCCCGCCTCGGGGCCGTCGGGCGTACCGGCGCTGTCGGGCCGTCTCGCGCGCTTCGTAGCGGTCCCCGACGACGCCGCGTTCTGGATCGGCCCCGCGGTCCGAGCGGGCGTGGATCTCGGCCGCGAACGTGATGTGAGTGCTGTGCTCGCCTCCGGTCCGCCGCATTCCGCGCTCGTCGCGGGAGCGCGCGTCGCCCGCGAGCTCGGCGTGCCCTTCGTCGCGGACATGCGCGACGCATGGAGAGACAACCCGGTGAAGTGGTGGCCTACGCCGGCGCACGAGGCGCGCTCGCTCGCGCTCGAGCGTGCCGTTCTGGCGAGCGCCGATGTCGTGCTCGCCGTGTCGGAGCCCATCGCCGCCGAGGCGCGGGAGATGGGCGCGCACGAGGCGCTGGTCCTTCCGAACGGCTTCGATCCCGCCGACCTGCCCCGATGGCGGCCGCACGCGGAAGGGCCGCTGCGCGTCGTCTTCATGGGGACGGTCTACCGCGGCCATTCGGACCCGGGCGTCTTCCTGAAGGGGATGGCCGAGGCCGTCTCGCGGGGTGTGGACGTGACGCTCGACCTGGTCGGCTCCGCGCCGGGATCGCTTTCCGGGGATGTCGCCGCGCTCGGCCTCGCCGACCGGGTGACCCTGCACGGCTACCTCCCGCATGCGGAGGCGCTCGCCGCCGCGGGGGCGGCCGACGTCGGGCTCGTGCTGATCGCCGGTCGTCCGGGCGCGAAGGCGTCCGTCACAGGCAAGCTCTACGAGTATCTCGGGATGGGACTTCCCGCGCTCGTCGCCGGTCCGCCCGACGGGGCCGCCGCTTCACTCGTGCGGCAGGCGCGCGCGGGCGAGGTCGTCGCGCCGGACGACCCGGCCGCCGTCGCCGAGGTGCTGGCGCGCCTCGAGCGCGCGAAGCGCGACGGCTCGCTCGGCCGGGACCTCGACACGTCCGTCGTTGCCGTCTTCGACCGGCGCGCGCAGGCCGCGCGTCTCGCCTCCGTCCTCGACGGGCTGGTGGACCGCTCGTGA
- a CDS encoding SpoIID/LytB domain-containing protein, whose translation MSSLSRIRLPRARRAFAALLVATTLAMLLAPVTALATESATFSITGRGWGHGIGLSQYGAKGYASRGFGYAWILNHYYQGTTIGTGTAPTVMVHLDDMAAARQTWRVGAGNDVTTVTVYDYDASATRIDLSGRYNYWITASGTDVRVHADRYTNGAWVPGAILKVFHGSVVVRAGASRSASLVQILGPSGPFHEWNVIWRGTIRFLPTTDTSGRPATKAVNYVGLDQYLYGVVPRESPSSWPTEALKAQAVAARSYAYGSAAAGSTLYCTTQSQVYNGFSGASVDRHEKPRTNSAVDATRGQLVKYGSTVVRTFFSSASGGHTANVEDVWVTSASQPYYRGVDDYDIDSPDHASWGSAIVYTPATLAGRIRSYDFGNNGRYDYSAPSPATIVSVSTERAASGYVPYMTIRWSTGVAFRIRGTTFQSALRLKSSKFWVRATTPAPTYVRYEQSNARIAYGGAWRTASATSLSGGTCTWSAVAGSRAVITFHGTGFRWVGNRSPRYGRARIFLDGAPAALVDLYSTRPQFRQALWSRSGLSDATHTVEIVVTGTKSAASAGYAVALDAVDITGGSLLQASAPPTLRRFEESDSRARYTGAWTTATNPAMSGGGYTYTQAPTASVTFAFTGTRARIVAPRNRNYGVALVSLDGGAAVLVDLYAARLELLRTVWDSGELGNRAHTLRISPARTRNPASGGYIITLDAIDANGR comes from the coding sequence ATGTCATCCCTCTCCCGCATAAGACTCCCGCGTGCCCGTCGCGCGTTCGCCGCCCTCCTTGTAGCGACCACCCTCGCGATGCTCCTCGCTCCCGTCACCGCCCTCGCGACCGAGAGCGCCACCTTCTCCATCACCGGCCGCGGATGGGGACACGGCATCGGGCTCTCGCAGTACGGTGCGAAGGGCTACGCCTCACGCGGATTCGGCTACGCGTGGATCCTCAACCACTACTACCAGGGCACCACGATCGGCACCGGCACCGCGCCGACGGTCATGGTCCATCTCGACGACATGGCTGCAGCCCGGCAGACCTGGAGGGTCGGCGCGGGTAACGACGTCACGACGGTCACCGTCTACGACTACGACGCCTCCGCCACGCGCATCGACCTTTCGGGCAGGTACAACTACTGGATCACCGCGAGCGGAACCGACGTGCGCGTGCATGCGGACCGCTACACGAACGGCGCGTGGGTGCCTGGCGCGATCCTGAAGGTCTTCCACGGCTCCGTCGTCGTGCGGGCGGGTGCCTCGCGCTCGGCTTCGCTCGTGCAGATCCTCGGGCCGAGCGGCCCGTTCCACGAGTGGAACGTCATCTGGCGCGGCACCATCCGCTTCCTGCCCACCACGGACACGTCGGGACGGCCCGCCACCAAGGCGGTCAACTACGTCGGACTCGACCAGTACCTCTACGGAGTCGTGCCTCGAGAGTCGCCGTCGAGCTGGCCCACGGAGGCCCTCAAGGCCCAAGCGGTCGCGGCACGCAGCTACGCGTACGGCTCCGCCGCCGCCGGTTCGACGCTGTACTGCACGACGCAGTCGCAGGTCTACAACGGCTTCTCGGGCGCGAGCGTCGACCGGCACGAGAAGCCACGCACGAACTCGGCTGTCGACGCCACCCGCGGGCAGCTCGTGAAGTACGGCTCGACGGTGGTGCGGACGTTCTTCTCCTCCGCGAGCGGCGGACACACCGCGAACGTCGAGGACGTGTGGGTGACCAGTGCATCGCAGCCTTACTACCGCGGCGTGGACGACTACGACATCGACAGCCCCGACCACGCGTCGTGGGGCTCTGCCATCGTCTACACCCCGGCGACTCTCGCCGGCCGGATCCGCTCCTACGACTTCGGCAACAACGGGCGCTACGACTACTCGGCGCCCTCGCCCGCGACGATCGTCTCGGTCTCGACCGAGCGGGCGGCCTCCGGGTACGTTCCGTACATGACCATCCGGTGGTCGACCGGCGTCGCCTTCCGCATCCGCGGCACGACGTTCCAGAGCGCGCTGCGCCTCAAGTCCTCGAAGTTCTGGGTGCGCGCGACGACCCCGGCGCCCACCTACGTGCGCTACGAGCAGTCCAACGCCCGGATCGCCTACGGCGGCGCGTGGCGTACCGCGAGCGCGACGTCGCTCTCCGGCGGTACCTGCACGTGGTCGGCCGTGGCCGGCTCGCGCGCGGTGATCACGTTCCACGGCACGGGCTTCCGCTGGGTGGGCAACCGCTCGCCGCGCTACGGCCGGGCTCGCATCTTCCTCGACGGTGCGCCGGCCGCCCTCGTCGACCTCTACTCGACGCGACCGCAGTTCCGTCAGGCGCTGTGGTCCAGGAGCGGGCTGTCCGACGCCACACACACCGTCGAGATCGTCGTGACCGGCACGAAGTCCGCCGCGAGCGCGGGATACGCCGTCGCGCTCGACGCCGTCGACATCACCGGCGGCTCGCTCCTGCAGGCGTCCGCGCCGCCCACTCTGCGCCGCTTCGAGGAGTCCGACTCCCGCGCGCGCTACACCGGGGCGTGGACCACCGCGACGAACCCTGCGATGTCGGGAGGCGGCTACACCTACACGCAGGCGCCCACGGCGTCCGTGACGTTCGCCTTTACGGGCACACGCGCGCGCATCGTGGCGCCGCGCAACCGCAACTACGGCGTCGCGCTCGTCTCCCTCGACGGCGGAGCAGCCGTCCTGGTCGACCTCTACGCGGCGAGGCTCGAGCTCCTGCGGACCGTGTGGGACTCCGGCGAGCTCGGGAACCGCGCGCACACACTGCGGA